A single Oncorhynchus tshawytscha isolate Ot180627B linkage group LG01, Otsh_v2.0, whole genome shotgun sequence DNA region contains:
- the LOC112254212 gene encoding ras guanyl-releasing protein 3 isoform X1, whose amino-acid sequence MGTSTLGKAAPLNMLLDACIQAFNDNGELQSNPLPRTLLLMHRWYVTSTELAGKLLMKYRDCQGDECQRTRLKICYLMRYWITVFPAEFNLDMGLIRLTEEFRDVAAQLGCEEHYKLIDISTIPSYDWMRKLTQRKKQAKKGKASLLFDHLEPMELAEHLTFLEYKSIRRISFTDYQSYVMHGCLVDNPTLERSIALFNGVSQWVQLMVLSKLTPQHRAEVITKYINVAQKLLQLQNFNTLMAMVGGLSHSSISRLKETHSHLAPEVNKLSGAVSKIDPVHYFLPSYPSHQIWNEMTELVSSNGNYCAYRKAFTDSEGFKVPILGVHLKDLIAVHVVFPDWVNDDKVNIIKMQQLYLTFNELVSLQSAAAQVEPNMDLIYLLTLSLDLYYTEDEIYELSLLREPRNPKSLPTSPTTPNKPMAPLDWASGVTAKPDPNVVNKHIRKVVDSVFRNYDHDHDGYISQEDFESIAANFPFLDSFCVLDKDQDGLISKDEMMAYFLRANPLLQCKMGPGFIHNFTEMTYLKPTFCEHCAGFLWGIIKQGYKCKDCGVNCHKQCRELLVLACRKLPRSTSLQSVSPGGLTHSSLPSSPTMPTFKDEDEMFEFPSVTPGGSDLEHKSITLMTCSAQRISVGLQRATTSQATQTEHLWSEHTWGAGDGGSHTFPKMKYRPHRQASKSKGFARWENEAQEEPRGRRESQEQTDRPAEVVQNGIIPHREKLTWRHQGPNPGLQEAFGSPYQEALLTGRSTWLLEALVW is encoded by the exons ATGGGAACATCAACGCTGGGAAAGGCAGCCCCCCTCAACATGCTACTGGATGCCTGCATCCAAGCTTTTA ATGACAATGGGGAGTTGCAGTCCAACCCGCTCCCTCGCACTCTGCTGCTGATGCATCGCTGGTATGTCACGTCCACAGAGCTGGCCGGGAAGCTGCTCATGAA ATACCGTGACTGCCAGGGAGATGAGTGCCAAAGAACGAGACTGAAGATCTGCTATTTAATGAG gtactGGATTACGGTGTTTCCTGCAGAGTTTAACCTGGACATGGGCCTTATACGCCTCACTGAGGAGTTCAGAGACGTGGCGGCTCAGCTGGGCTGTGAGGAACACTACAAACTCATTGACATCTCCACCAT cCCGTCATATGACTGGATGAGAAAGCTGACCCAGAGGAAGAAGCAAGCCAAGAAGGGCAAAGCCTCACTCCTCTTTGACCACCTGGAGCCCATGGAGCTGGCGGAACACCTCACGTTCCTGGAGTACAAGTCCATCAGGAGGATATCA TTCACAGACTACCAAAGCTATGTGATGCACGGATGTCTGGTGGACAACCCAACGCTGGAGCGCTCCATCGCCCTGTTCAACGGAGTCTCCCAGTGGGTTCAGCTCATGGTGCTCAGTAAGCTGACACCCCAACACCGTGCTGAGGTCATCACCAAATACATCAACGTGGCCCAG AAACTCCTCCAACTGCAGAACTTTAATACACTGATGGCCATGGTTGGAGGTCTGAGCCACAGCTCAATTTCCCGTCTGAAGGAGACCCACTCTCATCTAGCACCCGAGGTCAACAAG CTTTCCGGTGCTGTATCTAAAATCGATCCTGTCCACTACTTCCTGCCGTCCTACCCCTCTCATCAGATCTGGAATGAGATGACGGAGCTGGTCTCCTCCAATGGGAACTACTGTGCTTACCGCAAGGCCTTCACAGACTCCGAAGGCTTCAAGGTCCCCATCCTGGGGGTCCACCTGAAGGACCTGATCGCCGTGCACGTGGTCTTCCCCGACTGGGTGAACGATGACAAGGTGAACATCATAAAGATGCAGCAGCTCTACCTCACCTTCAACGAGCTGGTGTCCCTTCAGAGTGCTGCAGCCCAGGTGGAACCAAACATGGACCTCATCTACCTGCTCACT CTCTCTCTAGACCTTTACTACACTGAAGATGAGATATATGAGCTATCCTTGTTAAGGGAACCACGGAACCCAAAGTCTTTG CCTACTTCTCCAACAACCCCCAACAAGCCAATGGCCCCTCTGGACTGGGCATCAGGTGTGACAGCCAAACCTGACCCCAATGTGGTGAACAAGCACATCAGGAAGGTGGTGGAT TCTGTATTCAGGAACTACGACCATGACCATGATGGCTACATCTCTCAGGAGGACTTTGAGAGTATTGCTGCCAACTTTCCTTTCTTGGACTCTTTCTGTGTGTTGGACAAGGACCA AGATGGCCTGATTAGTAAGGATGAGATGATGGCTTACTTCCTGAGGGCCAACCCCTTGCTCCAGTGTAAAATGGGCCCTGGTTTTATCCACAACTTTACGGAGATGACGTATCTGAAGCCTACCTTCTGCGAGCACTGTGCTGGATTT CTCTGGGGAATAATCAAACAGGGATACAAGTGCAAAG ATTGCGGTGTGAACTGCCATAAGCAGTGCAGAGAACTGTTGGTACTGGCCTGTAGGAAGCTGCCGCGTTCCACCTCTTTGCAAAGTGTCTCCCCTGGAGGCCTGACCCACAGCTCTCTACCCAGCAGCCCCACCATGCCCACCTTCAAGG ATGAGGACGAGATGTTTGAGTTCCCCTCGGTGACACCTGGAGGTTCTGACCTGGAGCATAAGTCCATCACCCTGATGACGTGCTCAGCCCAGCGGATCTCTGTGGGTTTACAGCGGGCCACCACCAGCCAGGCCACGCAGACGGAGCACCTGTGGTCAGAGCACACCtggggggctggggatgggggctCCCACACCTTCCCCAAGATGAAGTATCGACCACACCGGCAGGCCTCCAAGAGCAAAGGCTTTGCCCGCTGGGAGAACGAGGCCCAGGAGGAGCCCAGGGGTCGGCGGGAATCCCAGGAGCAGACGGACAGACCTGCAGAGGTGGTGCAGAACGGGATAAtaccacacagagagaag CTGACTTGGAGACACCAAGGGCCGAACCCAGGGCTCCAGGAGGCCTTTGGAAGCCCGTATCAGGAAGCTCTCCTCACTGGGCGAAGTACTTGGCTGCTTGAGGCCCTCGTTTGGTGA
- the LOC112254212 gene encoding ras guanyl-releasing protein 3 isoform X3, with translation MGTSTLGKAAPLNMLLDACIQAFNDNGELQSNPLPRTLLLMHRWYVTSTELAGKLLMKYRDCQGDECQRTRLKICYLMRYWITVFPAEFNLDMGLIRLTEEFRDVAAQLGCEEHYKLIDISTIPSYDWMRKLTQRKKQAKKGKASLLFDHLEPMELAEHLTFLEYKSIRRISFTDYQSYVMHGCLVDNPTLERSIALFNGVSQWVQLMVLSKLTPQHRAEVITKYINVAQKLLQLQNFNTLMAMVGGLSHSSISRLKETHSHLAPEVNKLSGAVSKIDPVHYFLPSYPSHQIWNEMTELVSSNGNYCAYRKAFTDSEGFKVPILGVHLKDLIAVHVVFPDWVNDDKVNIIKMQQLYLTFNELVSLQSAAAQVEPNMDLIYLLTLSLDLYYTEDEIYELSLLREPRNPKSLPTSPTTPNKPMAPLDWASGVTAKPDPNVVNKHIRKVVDSVFRNYDHDHDGYISQEDFESIAANFPFLDSFCVLDKDQDGLISKDEMMAYFLRANPLLQCKMGPGFIHNFTEMTYLKPTFCEHCAGFLWGIIKQGYKCKDCGVNCHKQCRELLVLACRKLPRSTSLQSVSPGGLTHSSLPSSPTMPTFKDEDEMFEFPSVTPGGSDLEHKSITLMTCSAQRISVGLQRATTSQATQTEHLWSEHTWGAGDGGSHTFPKMKYRPHRQASKSKGFARWENEAQEEPRGRRESQEQTDRPAEVVQNGIIPHREKDS, from the exons ATGGGAACATCAACGCTGGGAAAGGCAGCCCCCCTCAACATGCTACTGGATGCCTGCATCCAAGCTTTTA ATGACAATGGGGAGTTGCAGTCCAACCCGCTCCCTCGCACTCTGCTGCTGATGCATCGCTGGTATGTCACGTCCACAGAGCTGGCCGGGAAGCTGCTCATGAA ATACCGTGACTGCCAGGGAGATGAGTGCCAAAGAACGAGACTGAAGATCTGCTATTTAATGAG gtactGGATTACGGTGTTTCCTGCAGAGTTTAACCTGGACATGGGCCTTATACGCCTCACTGAGGAGTTCAGAGACGTGGCGGCTCAGCTGGGCTGTGAGGAACACTACAAACTCATTGACATCTCCACCAT cCCGTCATATGACTGGATGAGAAAGCTGACCCAGAGGAAGAAGCAAGCCAAGAAGGGCAAAGCCTCACTCCTCTTTGACCACCTGGAGCCCATGGAGCTGGCGGAACACCTCACGTTCCTGGAGTACAAGTCCATCAGGAGGATATCA TTCACAGACTACCAAAGCTATGTGATGCACGGATGTCTGGTGGACAACCCAACGCTGGAGCGCTCCATCGCCCTGTTCAACGGAGTCTCCCAGTGGGTTCAGCTCATGGTGCTCAGTAAGCTGACACCCCAACACCGTGCTGAGGTCATCACCAAATACATCAACGTGGCCCAG AAACTCCTCCAACTGCAGAACTTTAATACACTGATGGCCATGGTTGGAGGTCTGAGCCACAGCTCAATTTCCCGTCTGAAGGAGACCCACTCTCATCTAGCACCCGAGGTCAACAAG CTTTCCGGTGCTGTATCTAAAATCGATCCTGTCCACTACTTCCTGCCGTCCTACCCCTCTCATCAGATCTGGAATGAGATGACGGAGCTGGTCTCCTCCAATGGGAACTACTGTGCTTACCGCAAGGCCTTCACAGACTCCGAAGGCTTCAAGGTCCCCATCCTGGGGGTCCACCTGAAGGACCTGATCGCCGTGCACGTGGTCTTCCCCGACTGGGTGAACGATGACAAGGTGAACATCATAAAGATGCAGCAGCTCTACCTCACCTTCAACGAGCTGGTGTCCCTTCAGAGTGCTGCAGCCCAGGTGGAACCAAACATGGACCTCATCTACCTGCTCACT CTCTCTCTAGACCTTTACTACACTGAAGATGAGATATATGAGCTATCCTTGTTAAGGGAACCACGGAACCCAAAGTCTTTG CCTACTTCTCCAACAACCCCCAACAAGCCAATGGCCCCTCTGGACTGGGCATCAGGTGTGACAGCCAAACCTGACCCCAATGTGGTGAACAAGCACATCAGGAAGGTGGTGGAT TCTGTATTCAGGAACTACGACCATGACCATGATGGCTACATCTCTCAGGAGGACTTTGAGAGTATTGCTGCCAACTTTCCTTTCTTGGACTCTTTCTGTGTGTTGGACAAGGACCA AGATGGCCTGATTAGTAAGGATGAGATGATGGCTTACTTCCTGAGGGCCAACCCCTTGCTCCAGTGTAAAATGGGCCCTGGTTTTATCCACAACTTTACGGAGATGACGTATCTGAAGCCTACCTTCTGCGAGCACTGTGCTGGATTT CTCTGGGGAATAATCAAACAGGGATACAAGTGCAAAG ATTGCGGTGTGAACTGCCATAAGCAGTGCAGAGAACTGTTGGTACTGGCCTGTAGGAAGCTGCCGCGTTCCACCTCTTTGCAAAGTGTCTCCCCTGGAGGCCTGACCCACAGCTCTCTACCCAGCAGCCCCACCATGCCCACCTTCAAGG ATGAGGACGAGATGTTTGAGTTCCCCTCGGTGACACCTGGAGGTTCTGACCTGGAGCATAAGTCCATCACCCTGATGACGTGCTCAGCCCAGCGGATCTCTGTGGGTTTACAGCGGGCCACCACCAGCCAGGCCACGCAGACGGAGCACCTGTGGTCAGAGCACACCtggggggctggggatgggggctCCCACACCTTCCCCAAGATGAAGTATCGACCACACCGGCAGGCCTCCAAGAGCAAAGGCTTTGCCCGCTGGGAGAACGAGGCCCAGGAGGAGCCCAGGGGTCGGCGGGAATCCCAGGAGCAGACGGACAGACCTGCAGAGGTGGTGCAGAACGGGATAAtaccacacagagagaag GACAGCTGA
- the LOC112254212 gene encoding ras guanyl-releasing protein 3 isoform X2, whose product MGTSTLGKAAPLNMLLDACIQAFNDNGELQSNPLPRTLLLMHRWYVTSTELAGKLLMKYRDCQGDECQRTRLKICYLMRYWITVFPAEFNLDMGLIRLTEEFRDVAAQLGCEEHYKLIDISTIPSYDWMRKLTQRKKQAKKGKASLLFDHLEPMELAEHLTFLEYKSIRRISFTDYQSYVMHGCLVDNPTLERSIALFNGVSQWVQLMVLSKLTPQHRAEVITKYINVAQKLLQLQNFNTLMAMVGGLSHSSISRLKETHSHLAPEVNKIWNEMTELVSSNGNYCAYRKAFTDSEGFKVPILGVHLKDLIAVHVVFPDWVNDDKVNIIKMQQLYLTFNELVSLQSAAAQVEPNMDLIYLLTLSLDLYYTEDEIYELSLLREPRNPKSLPTSPTTPNKPMAPLDWASGVTAKPDPNVVNKHIRKVVDSVFRNYDHDHDGYISQEDFESIAANFPFLDSFCVLDKDQDGLISKDEMMAYFLRANPLLQCKMGPGFIHNFTEMTYLKPTFCEHCAGFLWGIIKQGYKCKDCGVNCHKQCRELLVLACRKLPRSTSLQSVSPGGLTHSSLPSSPTMPTFKDEDEMFEFPSVTPGGSDLEHKSITLMTCSAQRISVGLQRATTSQATQTEHLWSEHTWGAGDGGSHTFPKMKYRPHRQASKSKGFARWENEAQEEPRGRRESQEQTDRPAEVVQNGIIPHREKLTWRHQGPNPGLQEAFGSPYQEALLTGRSTWLLEALVW is encoded by the exons ATGGGAACATCAACGCTGGGAAAGGCAGCCCCCCTCAACATGCTACTGGATGCCTGCATCCAAGCTTTTA ATGACAATGGGGAGTTGCAGTCCAACCCGCTCCCTCGCACTCTGCTGCTGATGCATCGCTGGTATGTCACGTCCACAGAGCTGGCCGGGAAGCTGCTCATGAA ATACCGTGACTGCCAGGGAGATGAGTGCCAAAGAACGAGACTGAAGATCTGCTATTTAATGAG gtactGGATTACGGTGTTTCCTGCAGAGTTTAACCTGGACATGGGCCTTATACGCCTCACTGAGGAGTTCAGAGACGTGGCGGCTCAGCTGGGCTGTGAGGAACACTACAAACTCATTGACATCTCCACCAT cCCGTCATATGACTGGATGAGAAAGCTGACCCAGAGGAAGAAGCAAGCCAAGAAGGGCAAAGCCTCACTCCTCTTTGACCACCTGGAGCCCATGGAGCTGGCGGAACACCTCACGTTCCTGGAGTACAAGTCCATCAGGAGGATATCA TTCACAGACTACCAAAGCTATGTGATGCACGGATGTCTGGTGGACAACCCAACGCTGGAGCGCTCCATCGCCCTGTTCAACGGAGTCTCCCAGTGGGTTCAGCTCATGGTGCTCAGTAAGCTGACACCCCAACACCGTGCTGAGGTCATCACCAAATACATCAACGTGGCCCAG AAACTCCTCCAACTGCAGAACTTTAATACACTGATGGCCATGGTTGGAGGTCTGAGCCACAGCTCAATTTCCCGTCTGAAGGAGACCCACTCTCATCTAGCACCCGAGGTCAACAAG ATCTGGAATGAGATGACGGAGCTGGTCTCCTCCAATGGGAACTACTGTGCTTACCGCAAGGCCTTCACAGACTCCGAAGGCTTCAAGGTCCCCATCCTGGGGGTCCACCTGAAGGACCTGATCGCCGTGCACGTGGTCTTCCCCGACTGGGTGAACGATGACAAGGTGAACATCATAAAGATGCAGCAGCTCTACCTCACCTTCAACGAGCTGGTGTCCCTTCAGAGTGCTGCAGCCCAGGTGGAACCAAACATGGACCTCATCTACCTGCTCACT CTCTCTCTAGACCTTTACTACACTGAAGATGAGATATATGAGCTATCCTTGTTAAGGGAACCACGGAACCCAAAGTCTTTG CCTACTTCTCCAACAACCCCCAACAAGCCAATGGCCCCTCTGGACTGGGCATCAGGTGTGACAGCCAAACCTGACCCCAATGTGGTGAACAAGCACATCAGGAAGGTGGTGGAT TCTGTATTCAGGAACTACGACCATGACCATGATGGCTACATCTCTCAGGAGGACTTTGAGAGTATTGCTGCCAACTTTCCTTTCTTGGACTCTTTCTGTGTGTTGGACAAGGACCA AGATGGCCTGATTAGTAAGGATGAGATGATGGCTTACTTCCTGAGGGCCAACCCCTTGCTCCAGTGTAAAATGGGCCCTGGTTTTATCCACAACTTTACGGAGATGACGTATCTGAAGCCTACCTTCTGCGAGCACTGTGCTGGATTT CTCTGGGGAATAATCAAACAGGGATACAAGTGCAAAG ATTGCGGTGTGAACTGCCATAAGCAGTGCAGAGAACTGTTGGTACTGGCCTGTAGGAAGCTGCCGCGTTCCACCTCTTTGCAAAGTGTCTCCCCTGGAGGCCTGACCCACAGCTCTCTACCCAGCAGCCCCACCATGCCCACCTTCAAGG ATGAGGACGAGATGTTTGAGTTCCCCTCGGTGACACCTGGAGGTTCTGACCTGGAGCATAAGTCCATCACCCTGATGACGTGCTCAGCCCAGCGGATCTCTGTGGGTTTACAGCGGGCCACCACCAGCCAGGCCACGCAGACGGAGCACCTGTGGTCAGAGCACACCtggggggctggggatgggggctCCCACACCTTCCCCAAGATGAAGTATCGACCACACCGGCAGGCCTCCAAGAGCAAAGGCTTTGCCCGCTGGGAGAACGAGGCCCAGGAGGAGCCCAGGGGTCGGCGGGAATCCCAGGAGCAGACGGACAGACCTGCAGAGGTGGTGCAGAACGGGATAAtaccacacagagagaag CTGACTTGGAGACACCAAGGGCCGAACCCAGGGCTCCAGGAGGCCTTTGGAAGCCCGTATCAGGAAGCTCTCCTCACTGGGCGAAGTACTTGGCTGCTTGAGGCCCTCGTTTGGTGA
- the LOC112254212 gene encoding ras guanyl-releasing protein 3 isoform X4 codes for MRYWITVFPAEFNLDMGLIRLTEEFRDVAAQLGCEEHYKLIDISTIPSYDWMRKLTQRKKQAKKGKASLLFDHLEPMELAEHLTFLEYKSIRRISFTDYQSYVMHGCLVDNPTLERSIALFNGVSQWVQLMVLSKLTPQHRAEVITKYINVAQKLLQLQNFNTLMAMVGGLSHSSISRLKETHSHLAPEVNKLSGAVSKIDPVHYFLPSYPSHQIWNEMTELVSSNGNYCAYRKAFTDSEGFKVPILGVHLKDLIAVHVVFPDWVNDDKVNIIKMQQLYLTFNELVSLQSAAAQVEPNMDLIYLLTLSLDLYYTEDEIYELSLLREPRNPKSLPTSPTTPNKPMAPLDWASGVTAKPDPNVVNKHIRKVVDSVFRNYDHDHDGYISQEDFESIAANFPFLDSFCVLDKDQDGLISKDEMMAYFLRANPLLQCKMGPGFIHNFTEMTYLKPTFCEHCAGFLWGIIKQGYKCKDCGVNCHKQCRELLVLACRKLPRSTSLQSVSPGGLTHSSLPSSPTMPTFKDEDEMFEFPSVTPGGSDLEHKSITLMTCSAQRISVGLQRATTSQATQTEHLWSEHTWGAGDGGSHTFPKMKYRPHRQASKSKGFARWENEAQEEPRGRRESQEQTDRPAEVVQNGIIPHREKLTWRHQGPNPGLQEAFGSPYQEALLTGRSTWLLEALVW; via the exons ATGAG gtactGGATTACGGTGTTTCCTGCAGAGTTTAACCTGGACATGGGCCTTATACGCCTCACTGAGGAGTTCAGAGACGTGGCGGCTCAGCTGGGCTGTGAGGAACACTACAAACTCATTGACATCTCCACCAT cCCGTCATATGACTGGATGAGAAAGCTGACCCAGAGGAAGAAGCAAGCCAAGAAGGGCAAAGCCTCACTCCTCTTTGACCACCTGGAGCCCATGGAGCTGGCGGAACACCTCACGTTCCTGGAGTACAAGTCCATCAGGAGGATATCA TTCACAGACTACCAAAGCTATGTGATGCACGGATGTCTGGTGGACAACCCAACGCTGGAGCGCTCCATCGCCCTGTTCAACGGAGTCTCCCAGTGGGTTCAGCTCATGGTGCTCAGTAAGCTGACACCCCAACACCGTGCTGAGGTCATCACCAAATACATCAACGTGGCCCAG AAACTCCTCCAACTGCAGAACTTTAATACACTGATGGCCATGGTTGGAGGTCTGAGCCACAGCTCAATTTCCCGTCTGAAGGAGACCCACTCTCATCTAGCACCCGAGGTCAACAAG CTTTCCGGTGCTGTATCTAAAATCGATCCTGTCCACTACTTCCTGCCGTCCTACCCCTCTCATCAGATCTGGAATGAGATGACGGAGCTGGTCTCCTCCAATGGGAACTACTGTGCTTACCGCAAGGCCTTCACAGACTCCGAAGGCTTCAAGGTCCCCATCCTGGGGGTCCACCTGAAGGACCTGATCGCCGTGCACGTGGTCTTCCCCGACTGGGTGAACGATGACAAGGTGAACATCATAAAGATGCAGCAGCTCTACCTCACCTTCAACGAGCTGGTGTCCCTTCAGAGTGCTGCAGCCCAGGTGGAACCAAACATGGACCTCATCTACCTGCTCACT CTCTCTCTAGACCTTTACTACACTGAAGATGAGATATATGAGCTATCCTTGTTAAGGGAACCACGGAACCCAAAGTCTTTG CCTACTTCTCCAACAACCCCCAACAAGCCAATGGCCCCTCTGGACTGGGCATCAGGTGTGACAGCCAAACCTGACCCCAATGTGGTGAACAAGCACATCAGGAAGGTGGTGGAT TCTGTATTCAGGAACTACGACCATGACCATGATGGCTACATCTCTCAGGAGGACTTTGAGAGTATTGCTGCCAACTTTCCTTTCTTGGACTCTTTCTGTGTGTTGGACAAGGACCA AGATGGCCTGATTAGTAAGGATGAGATGATGGCTTACTTCCTGAGGGCCAACCCCTTGCTCCAGTGTAAAATGGGCCCTGGTTTTATCCACAACTTTACGGAGATGACGTATCTGAAGCCTACCTTCTGCGAGCACTGTGCTGGATTT CTCTGGGGAATAATCAAACAGGGATACAAGTGCAAAG ATTGCGGTGTGAACTGCCATAAGCAGTGCAGAGAACTGTTGGTACTGGCCTGTAGGAAGCTGCCGCGTTCCACCTCTTTGCAAAGTGTCTCCCCTGGAGGCCTGACCCACAGCTCTCTACCCAGCAGCCCCACCATGCCCACCTTCAAGG ATGAGGACGAGATGTTTGAGTTCCCCTCGGTGACACCTGGAGGTTCTGACCTGGAGCATAAGTCCATCACCCTGATGACGTGCTCAGCCCAGCGGATCTCTGTGGGTTTACAGCGGGCCACCACCAGCCAGGCCACGCAGACGGAGCACCTGTGGTCAGAGCACACCtggggggctggggatgggggctCCCACACCTTCCCCAAGATGAAGTATCGACCACACCGGCAGGCCTCCAAGAGCAAAGGCTTTGCCCGCTGGGAGAACGAGGCCCAGGAGGAGCCCAGGGGTCGGCGGGAATCCCAGGAGCAGACGGACAGACCTGCAGAGGTGGTGCAGAACGGGATAAtaccacacagagagaag CTGACTTGGAGACACCAAGGGCCGAACCCAGGGCTCCAGGAGGCCTTTGGAAGCCCGTATCAGGAAGCTCTCCTCACTGGGCGAAGTACTTGGCTGCTTGAGGCCCTCGTTTGGTGA